The Oryzias latipes chromosome 4, ASM223467v1 genome includes a window with the following:
- the LOC101157529 gene encoding membrane protein FAM159A, whose translation MSSDCESYHSRERMLVESFTCPRTGGDPTAVFCCGFSDLKFCCDDPHSFFPHEYAYMWRLSLRALVGLSVAAVVLLAFIVTLCVLCYLFITTKPRGLDNGLPLRAPGSGYSPPGAGLSHSSTPTGAHGLKKHFVRAKLDCDNQQPNPDPDRLFQRCFMATVTSINVEGPA comes from the exons ATGAGCTCGGACTGCGAGAGTTACCACAGCCGGGAGCGCATGCTCGTGGAAAGCTTCACGTGCCCGCGAACCGGTGGAGACCCCACGGCTGTCTTCTGCTGCGGCTTCAGCGACCTAAAGTTCTGCTGCGATGATCCCCACAGCTTTTTCCCCCACGAGTACGCCTACATGTGGAGACTCAG tCTCAGAGCTCTCGTGGGTCTCTCCGTGGCAGCTGTGGTTCTTCTTGCATTCATCGTCACTCTTTGTGTCCTCTGCTATCTGTTCATCACCACCAAACCTAGGGGTCTGGACAACGGATTGCCTCTCAGAGCGCCAG GTTCCGGCTACAGTCCTCCAGGAGCTGGTCTCAGTCACAGCAGCACCCCGACTGGAGCCCATGGCCTCAAGAAACACTTTGTTAGGGCCAAGCTGGACTGTGACAACCAGCAGCCTAACCCTGAccctgaccggcttttccagcGCTGCTTCATGGCTACTGTCACATCCATCAATGTAGAAGGTCCTGCGTAG
- the c4h19orf44 gene encoding uncharacterized protein C19orf44 homolog isoform X3 — protein MMRRRGGGSSALDRAESLLSARSSRTRGRGQGFFKTTSNPPNKQVSFCNLSDLSADSSAAGENSEQDSRPHSGFGGGSRFLKKAPPPTSSSRSPVDRKQNLLEPRSVPASQQESQTQISAESRSSDRAPETTDCETNGPSHGAGAPTEVSISAASATQQHSAQWSSGGSRFLKKKMGAGSTPAAALRSGGGVRSTPLQDLESKPGKAESVDSDEEYMKKLLGESVDCSDSSLAEEGGRPPLKEPQKMLSSQRTHSIPSPPSSAPHRHSPFRYSGRSQNHFSPSVSSPATPLPGKTSDFPKAESPQQLSSSSSECVEVLSLEELLPGGSVSSEAQSKRSEVSEDLHVSIKNLDELIPASTSEAESQDESRQSDPTWWRTHQQLSQEDEEVVDYHSDFHSYSSGTQVSEELSDEEGTPSEIRTDGADSVVSSHTPPEPRRHASQTSLASVRVSSKQRSSSSRKHLKNAAAQTQPDHLIHADDASVPSAVARIYLSAAPGRGYALTAEQLEDIGTYNPAVFVVNEVLKQQLAMIKESVDSSRHLHSSLMQSLEPPSYRYTTLQDTIQNIRRRRPSKLAMERHLEEVLQKVKLYHKTPELNIHPSFSLSRAWGHRSHLMSSIWLYYLSTPINLQVTLCKRKRRA, from the exons ATGATGCGGCGCAGAGGCGGCGGCAGCTCGGCTCTGGACCGGGCCGAGTCGCTGCTCTCGGCCAGGAGCAGCAGGACTCGGGGACGCGGccag GGATTCTTCAAAACAACATCCAACCCCCCAAATAAACAGGTTTCCTTCTGTAACCTGAGTGATTTGTCTGCGGACAGCTCAGCTGCAGGAGAGAACTCAGAGCAG GACTCCAGGCCTCACAGTGGTTTTGGCGGGGGCAGCAGGTTTCTGAAAAAGGCTCCTCCACCAACAAGCAGCAGCCGCTCACCCGTCGACAGAAAGCAGAACCTGCTGGAACCCAG GTCTGTCCCGGCCTCCCAGCAGGAATCGCAAACACAAATCTCGGCTGAGTCTCGGAGCAGCGATCGAGCCCCAGAGACCACTGATTGTGAGACAAATGGGCCCTCACATGGGGCGGGTGCGCCCACAGAGGTGAGCATCTCTGCGGCGTCGGCCACCCAGCAGCATTCAGCACAGTGGAGCTCAGGGGGAAGCCGCTTCCTGAAGAAGAAGATGGGCGCGGGTTCTAcgcctgctgcagctctgagatCAGGTGGAGGGGTCAGATCTACACCTTTGCAGGATTTAGAGAGCAAGCCTGGGAAAGCAGAGAGTGTGGACAGTGATGAAGAATACATGAAGAAACTGCTGGGGGAATCGGTGGATTGTTCAGACAGCAGTTTAGCGGAAGAAGGGGGGCGCCCACCTCTGAAGGAGCCACAGAAG ATGCTCAGCAGTCAGAGGACTCACTCCATCCCGTCGCCCCCCAGCTCGGCGCCACACCGCCATTCTCCTTTCAGATACTCGGGCCGGAGTCAGAACCACTTCAGCCCTTCTGTTTCATCTCCAGCGACTCCCCTTCCAGGGAAGACCAGCGACTTTCCAAAGGCAGAGAGTCCACAGCAACTCTCCTCATCCTCGTCGGAGTGTGTTGAAGTTCTCTCTCTGGAGGAGCTGCTCCCTGGGGGGTCAGTTTCTTCGGAAGCACAGAGCAAAAGGAGCGAGGTTTCTGAAG ACCTCCACGTCAGCATAAAGAATTTGGACGAGCTTATTCCTGCATCCACTTCAGAAGCAGAATCCCAG GATGAAAGCAGACAGTCTGACCCCACATGGTGGAGAACGCACCAGCAGCTGTCCCAGGAGGACGAAGAGGTGGTGGACTATCACAGCGACTTTCACAGCTACTCCAGTGGGACCCAGGTTTCCGAGGAGCTGTCAGACGAAGAGGGGACGCCGTCAGAGATCAGGACTGATGGTGCAGACTCGGTAGTTTCCTCCCACACACCCCCAGAGCCACGCCGCCATGCCTCGCAGACTTCACTGGCTTCAGTCAGAGTTTCATCTAAGCAGAGGAGCTCTTCatccagaaaacatttaaagaatgcAGCCGCCCAGACGCAGCCGGATCACCTGATTCACG CAGATGATGCTTCTGTGCCGTCCGCTGTAGCCCGAATCTACCTGAGTGCAGCTCCGGGGAGGGGCTATGCGCTcactgcagagcagctggaag ACATCGGCACATACAACCCAGCTGTGTTTGTGGTCAACGAGGTGCTCAAACAGCAGCTCGCCATGATCAAGGAGTCCGTGGACAGCAGCAGGCACCTCCACTCCAGCCTGATGCAGAGCCTGGAGCCCCCCAGCTACAGATACACCACCCTGCAGGACACCATCCAG AACATCCGCAGACGCAGGCCTTCCAAACTTGCCATGGAGAGACACCTGGAAGAGGTTCTGCAGAA
- the c4h19orf44 gene encoding uncharacterized protein C19orf44 homolog isoform X1: protein MMRRRGGGSSALDRAESLLSARSSRTRGRGQGFFKTTSNPPNKQVSFCNLSDLSADSSAAGENSEQDSRPHSGFGGGSRFLKKAPPPTSSSRSPVDRKQNLLEPRSVPASQQESQTQISAESRSSDRAPETTDCETNGPSHGAGAPTEVSISAASATQQHSAQWSSGGSRFLKKKMGAGSTPAAALRSGGGVRSTPLQDLESKPGKAESVDSDEEYMKKLLGESVDCSDSSLAEEGGRPPLKEPQKMLSSQRTHSIPSPPSSAPHRHSPFRYSGRSQNHFSPSVSSPATPLPGKTSDFPKAESPQQLSSSSSECVEVLSLEELLPGGSVSSEAQSKRSEVSEDLHVSIKNLDELIPASTSEAESQDESRQSDPTWWRTHQQLSQEDEEVVDYHSDFHSYSSGTQVSEELSDEEGTPSEIRTDGADSVVSSHTPPEPRRHASQTSLASVRVSSKQRSSSSRKHLKNAAAQTQPDHLIHADDASVPSAVARIYLSAAPGRGYALTAEQLEDIGTYNPAVFVVNEVLKQQLAMIKESVDSSRHLHSSLMQSLEPPSYRYTTLQDTIQNIRRRRPSKLAMERHLEEVLQKVKLYHKTPELNIHPSFSLSRAWGHRSHLMSSIWLYYLSTPINLQVSKYFSFRESLKICCLIFL from the exons ATGATGCGGCGCAGAGGCGGCGGCAGCTCGGCTCTGGACCGGGCCGAGTCGCTGCTCTCGGCCAGGAGCAGCAGGACTCGGGGACGCGGccag GGATTCTTCAAAACAACATCCAACCCCCCAAATAAACAGGTTTCCTTCTGTAACCTGAGTGATTTGTCTGCGGACAGCTCAGCTGCAGGAGAGAACTCAGAGCAG GACTCCAGGCCTCACAGTGGTTTTGGCGGGGGCAGCAGGTTTCTGAAAAAGGCTCCTCCACCAACAAGCAGCAGCCGCTCACCCGTCGACAGAAAGCAGAACCTGCTGGAACCCAG GTCTGTCCCGGCCTCCCAGCAGGAATCGCAAACACAAATCTCGGCTGAGTCTCGGAGCAGCGATCGAGCCCCAGAGACCACTGATTGTGAGACAAATGGGCCCTCACATGGGGCGGGTGCGCCCACAGAGGTGAGCATCTCTGCGGCGTCGGCCACCCAGCAGCATTCAGCACAGTGGAGCTCAGGGGGAAGCCGCTTCCTGAAGAAGAAGATGGGCGCGGGTTCTAcgcctgctgcagctctgagatCAGGTGGAGGGGTCAGATCTACACCTTTGCAGGATTTAGAGAGCAAGCCTGGGAAAGCAGAGAGTGTGGACAGTGATGAAGAATACATGAAGAAACTGCTGGGGGAATCGGTGGATTGTTCAGACAGCAGTTTAGCGGAAGAAGGGGGGCGCCCACCTCTGAAGGAGCCACAGAAG ATGCTCAGCAGTCAGAGGACTCACTCCATCCCGTCGCCCCCCAGCTCGGCGCCACACCGCCATTCTCCTTTCAGATACTCGGGCCGGAGTCAGAACCACTTCAGCCCTTCTGTTTCATCTCCAGCGACTCCCCTTCCAGGGAAGACCAGCGACTTTCCAAAGGCAGAGAGTCCACAGCAACTCTCCTCATCCTCGTCGGAGTGTGTTGAAGTTCTCTCTCTGGAGGAGCTGCTCCCTGGGGGGTCAGTTTCTTCGGAAGCACAGAGCAAAAGGAGCGAGGTTTCTGAAG ACCTCCACGTCAGCATAAAGAATTTGGACGAGCTTATTCCTGCATCCACTTCAGAAGCAGAATCCCAG GATGAAAGCAGACAGTCTGACCCCACATGGTGGAGAACGCACCAGCAGCTGTCCCAGGAGGACGAAGAGGTGGTGGACTATCACAGCGACTTTCACAGCTACTCCAGTGGGACCCAGGTTTCCGAGGAGCTGTCAGACGAAGAGGGGACGCCGTCAGAGATCAGGACTGATGGTGCAGACTCGGTAGTTTCCTCCCACACACCCCCAGAGCCACGCCGCCATGCCTCGCAGACTTCACTGGCTTCAGTCAGAGTTTCATCTAAGCAGAGGAGCTCTTCatccagaaaacatttaaagaatgcAGCCGCCCAGACGCAGCCGGATCACCTGATTCACG CAGATGATGCTTCTGTGCCGTCCGCTGTAGCCCGAATCTACCTGAGTGCAGCTCCGGGGAGGGGCTATGCGCTcactgcagagcagctggaag ACATCGGCACATACAACCCAGCTGTGTTTGTGGTCAACGAGGTGCTCAAACAGCAGCTCGCCATGATCAAGGAGTCCGTGGACAGCAGCAGGCACCTCCACTCCAGCCTGATGCAGAGCCTGGAGCCCCCCAGCTACAGATACACCACCCTGCAGGACACCATCCAG AACATCCGCAGACGCAGGCCTTCCAAACTTGCCATGGAGAGACACCTGGAAGAGGTTCTGCAGAA
- the c4h19orf44 gene encoding uncharacterized protein C19orf44 homolog isoform X2, giving the protein MMRRRGGGSSALDRAESLLSARSSRTRGRGQGFFKTTSNPPNKQVSFCNLSDLSADSSAAGENSEQDSRPHSGFGGGSRFLKKAPPPTSSSRSPVDRKQNLLEPRSVPASQQESQTQISAESRSSDRAPETTDCETNGPSHGAGAPTEVSISAASATQQHSAQWSSGGSRFLKKKMGAGSTPAAALRSGGGVRSTPLQDLESKPGKAESVDSDEEYMKKLLGESVDCSDSSLAEEGGRPPLKEPQKMLSSQRTHSIPSPPSSAPHRHSPFRYSGRSQNHFSPSVSSPATPLPGKTSDFPKAESPQQLSSSSSECVEVLSLEELLPGGSVSSEAQSKRSEVSEDLHVSIKNLDELIPASTSEAESQDESRQSDPTWWRTHQQLSQEDEEVVDYHSDFHSYSSGTQVSEELSDEEGTPSEIRTDGADSVVSSHTPPEPRRHASQTSLASVRVSSKQRSSSSRKHLKNAAAQTQPDHLIHDDASVPSAVARIYLSAAPGRGYALTAEQLEDIGTYNPAVFVVNEVLKQQLAMIKESVDSSRHLHSSLMQSLEPPSYRYTTLQDTIQNIRRRRPSKLAMERHLEEVLQKVKLYHKTPELNIHPSFSLSRAWGHRSHLMSSIWLYYLSTPINLQVSKYFSFRESLKICCLIFL; this is encoded by the exons ATGATGCGGCGCAGAGGCGGCGGCAGCTCGGCTCTGGACCGGGCCGAGTCGCTGCTCTCGGCCAGGAGCAGCAGGACTCGGGGACGCGGccag GGATTCTTCAAAACAACATCCAACCCCCCAAATAAACAGGTTTCCTTCTGTAACCTGAGTGATTTGTCTGCGGACAGCTCAGCTGCAGGAGAGAACTCAGAGCAG GACTCCAGGCCTCACAGTGGTTTTGGCGGGGGCAGCAGGTTTCTGAAAAAGGCTCCTCCACCAACAAGCAGCAGCCGCTCACCCGTCGACAGAAAGCAGAACCTGCTGGAACCCAG GTCTGTCCCGGCCTCCCAGCAGGAATCGCAAACACAAATCTCGGCTGAGTCTCGGAGCAGCGATCGAGCCCCAGAGACCACTGATTGTGAGACAAATGGGCCCTCACATGGGGCGGGTGCGCCCACAGAGGTGAGCATCTCTGCGGCGTCGGCCACCCAGCAGCATTCAGCACAGTGGAGCTCAGGGGGAAGCCGCTTCCTGAAGAAGAAGATGGGCGCGGGTTCTAcgcctgctgcagctctgagatCAGGTGGAGGGGTCAGATCTACACCTTTGCAGGATTTAGAGAGCAAGCCTGGGAAAGCAGAGAGTGTGGACAGTGATGAAGAATACATGAAGAAACTGCTGGGGGAATCGGTGGATTGTTCAGACAGCAGTTTAGCGGAAGAAGGGGGGCGCCCACCTCTGAAGGAGCCACAGAAG ATGCTCAGCAGTCAGAGGACTCACTCCATCCCGTCGCCCCCCAGCTCGGCGCCACACCGCCATTCTCCTTTCAGATACTCGGGCCGGAGTCAGAACCACTTCAGCCCTTCTGTTTCATCTCCAGCGACTCCCCTTCCAGGGAAGACCAGCGACTTTCCAAAGGCAGAGAGTCCACAGCAACTCTCCTCATCCTCGTCGGAGTGTGTTGAAGTTCTCTCTCTGGAGGAGCTGCTCCCTGGGGGGTCAGTTTCTTCGGAAGCACAGAGCAAAAGGAGCGAGGTTTCTGAAG ACCTCCACGTCAGCATAAAGAATTTGGACGAGCTTATTCCTGCATCCACTTCAGAAGCAGAATCCCAG GATGAAAGCAGACAGTCTGACCCCACATGGTGGAGAACGCACCAGCAGCTGTCCCAGGAGGACGAAGAGGTGGTGGACTATCACAGCGACTTTCACAGCTACTCCAGTGGGACCCAGGTTTCCGAGGAGCTGTCAGACGAAGAGGGGACGCCGTCAGAGATCAGGACTGATGGTGCAGACTCGGTAGTTTCCTCCCACACACCCCCAGAGCCACGCCGCCATGCCTCGCAGACTTCACTGGCTTCAGTCAGAGTTTCATCTAAGCAGAGGAGCTCTTCatccagaaaacatttaaagaatgcAGCCGCCCAGACGCAGCCGGATCACCTGATTCACG ATGATGCTTCTGTGCCGTCCGCTGTAGCCCGAATCTACCTGAGTGCAGCTCCGGGGAGGGGCTATGCGCTcactgcagagcagctggaag ACATCGGCACATACAACCCAGCTGTGTTTGTGGTCAACGAGGTGCTCAAACAGCAGCTCGCCATGATCAAGGAGTCCGTGGACAGCAGCAGGCACCTCCACTCCAGCCTGATGCAGAGCCTGGAGCCCCCCAGCTACAGATACACCACCCTGCAGGACACCATCCAG AACATCCGCAGACGCAGGCCTTCCAAACTTGCCATGGAGAGACACCTGGAAGAGGTTCTGCAGAA